Proteins found in one Haloferax litoreum genomic segment:
- a CDS encoding CPBP family intramembrane glutamic endopeptidase encodes MVSRFREVVDRHPVVTFFALTYLLSWTVWAPLVFGPGRPGLRTTLLIMLGGFGPAVAALILTWVRGESVRGWFNQILRWRVPLRYWVVALVLPAVFALAGSSLDILVFGGAFDPTPLAALASYPIGMLLVFFVGGGNEEPGWRGFALPRLQARYSALTASLIIGVGWVVWHLPLFVVPGSAQANLPLQFYAIAVVAESVVFTWLYNETGGSVLVAMVLHASVNNSPLFYLAGGSEAIRSPTGYGVVALVIVVAASILVVVYGPERLSNGEIPRGPPEVLADSGRTPPSHPTD; translated from the coding sequence ATGGTGTCCCGATTTCGAGAGGTCGTCGACCGACATCCGGTCGTCACGTTCTTCGCGCTGACGTACCTGCTCTCGTGGACTGTGTGGGCACCGCTCGTGTTCGGTCCGGGGCGACCCGGTCTTCGTACGACGCTCCTCATCATGCTCGGTGGGTTCGGACCGGCCGTGGCCGCGCTCATCCTCACGTGGGTGCGTGGAGAGAGCGTCCGCGGGTGGTTCAACCAGATACTCCGGTGGCGTGTTCCGCTCAGATACTGGGTCGTCGCACTCGTCTTGCCGGCGGTGTTCGCGCTTGCGGGGAGTTCGCTCGACATTCTCGTCTTCGGCGGGGCGTTCGACCCGACCCCACTCGCCGCGCTGGCGAGCTATCCCATCGGTATGCTGCTCGTCTTCTTCGTCGGCGGTGGGAACGAAGAACCGGGGTGGCGAGGATTCGCACTCCCGCGACTGCAAGCGAGGTACAGTGCGCTCACGGCGAGCCTAATTATCGGTGTCGGATGGGTTGTCTGGCACCTTCCGCTGTTTGTCGTACCGGGGTCGGCGCAGGCGAACCTCCCGTTGCAATTCTACGCTATCGCCGTCGTCGCGGAGTCAGTCGTGTTCACGTGGCTCTACAACGAGACTGGCGGAAGTGTCCTCGTGGCGATGGTTCTCCACGCGTCAGTCAACAACTCACCGCTGTTTTACCTCGCTGGGGGGAGCGAGGCTATCAGGTCGCCTACCGGCTATGGCGTCGTGGCCCTCGTGATTGTCGTCGCCGCGTCGATACTGGTCGTCGTGTACGGCCCGGAGCGCTTGTCGAACGGAGAGATTCCACGGGGGCCACCAGAAGTGCTGGCAGACAGTGGGCGGACGCCACCCAGTCACCCAACCGACTAG
- a CDS encoding RNA-guided pseudouridylation complex pseudouridine synthase subunit Cbf5: MLRTPPEDRSVDELLSFGVVNLDKPPGPSAHQVTGWVRDMAGLDRAAHSGTLDPKVTGCLPILFDDATRMAQVFLEGSKEYVSVLELHGPAPADIESTVAEFETKLYQKPPRKSAVSRRLRVREIYDLDLLEVEDRQALLRIRCESGTYIRKLCHDLGLALGTGGHMGHLRRTATDPFDDTDLVGLHDLKDALVFAEEGDESWIRDLVSPAERALTHLPSVTIANSAAREVANGAPVYAPGVFDVDSDAARGDLVACYTEDGSAVCLGELVGNADAESGTVVSLERVLV, encoded by the coding sequence ATGCTCCGCACCCCACCCGAAGACAGAAGCGTCGACGAACTCCTCTCGTTCGGCGTCGTCAACCTCGACAAGCCACCGGGGCCGTCGGCCCACCAGGTGACTGGGTGGGTCCGCGACATGGCGGGACTCGACCGGGCCGCGCACTCGGGAACCCTCGACCCGAAGGTCACCGGGTGTCTCCCCATCCTCTTCGACGACGCGACACGGATGGCGCAGGTATTCCTCGAAGGGTCGAAAGAGTACGTCTCGGTCCTCGAACTCCACGGACCCGCACCCGCCGATATCGAATCGACCGTCGCCGAGTTCGAGACCAAACTCTACCAGAAGCCTCCCCGCAAATCGGCCGTTTCACGCCGCCTTCGCGTCCGCGAAATCTACGACCTCGACCTCCTCGAAGTCGAGGACCGACAGGCGCTCCTCCGCATTCGCTGTGAGTCGGGTACCTACATCCGCAAACTGTGTCACGACCTCGGTCTCGCACTCGGAACCGGCGGCCACATGGGCCACCTGCGCCGGACTGCGACCGACCCGTTCGACGACACGGACCTCGTGGGTCTCCACGACCTGAAAGACGCCCTCGTCTTCGCCGAGGAAGGCGACGAGTCGTGGATTCGTGACCTCGTCTCGCCCGCCGAACGCGCATTGACGCACCTCCCGTCAGTTACGATTGCCAACAGTGCCGCCCGCGAAGTCGCAAACGGCGCTCCGGTCTACGCCCCTGGCGTATTCGACGTGGACTCCGACGCGGCCCGTGGTGACCTCGTCGCCTGCTATACCGAGGATGGGTCCGCCGTCTGTCTCGGCGAACTCGTCGGCAACGCCGACGCCGAGTCCGGAACGGTCGTCTCGTTAGAGCGCGTGTTGGTCTGA
- the cmk gene encoding (d)CMP kinase produces MLLTVSGPPGSGKSTTAAALAEAFDLEHISGGDIFRELAAEHDMTAVEFNKLAEEDDQIDRDLDRRLRTIALERDDVLLESRLAGWLAGDAADLRLWLDAPVDVRAARIADREDKPADVAREETTTREASEALRYEEYYDIDITDLSIYDISLNTARWGESEVPAIITAAVEAYDPDDDEGKYPVEGVRYDF; encoded by the coding sequence ATGTTACTGACTGTCTCCGGGCCACCGGGCAGCGGAAAGAGTACGACCGCCGCCGCACTCGCTGAGGCGTTCGACCTCGAACACATCAGCGGCGGAGACATCTTCCGCGAACTCGCCGCCGAACACGACATGACCGCCGTCGAGTTCAACAAACTCGCCGAGGAAGACGACCAAATCGACCGCGACCTCGACCGCCGCCTCCGAACGATTGCACTCGAACGCGACGACGTGCTCCTCGAATCCCGACTGGCTGGCTGGCTCGCGGGCGACGCGGCCGACCTCCGACTCTGGCTCGACGCCCCAGTGGACGTTCGTGCAGCGCGTATCGCCGACCGCGAGGACAAACCCGCAGACGTCGCCCGCGAAGAGACCACGACCCGCGAGGCCAGCGAAGCACTCCGCTACGAGGAATACTACGACATCGACATCACGGACCTCTCTATCTACGATATCTCACTGAACACGGCCCGTTGGGGCGAATCTGAAGTGCCTGCAATCATCACTGCCGCGGTCGAAGCCTACGACCCCGACGACGACGAAGGCAAGTACCCCGTCGAAGGCGTCCGCTACGACTTCTAA
- a CDS encoding DUF106 domain-containing protein produces the protein MARIESKVRDLVGSDTDMRAAVETVLERADDGEVEWADVRDELTSGQWGRLIEKGVLVDGDEGFRLADVAATRAGLEDDSSSGSSSSSSSTSSADTGDSSWSKYDKGAAVVTVGLFLGYSVAEVRNVIGGVMDVALGPLAELLPFYAVVMVLALATGLYSTLLQANLMDMDKMAVYQERMKDIQKRQKDARERGDDAELEKIQEEQMEAMGDQMGMFKEQFRPMVWIMFLTIPVFLWMYWAIGVGGANAQPHVTLEPLVLPMVGEVAWKDGVVGPMQAWIVWYFLCSMGFTQIIRKGLNIDMTPSTA, from the coding sequence ATGGCACGAATCGAATCTAAGGTGCGCGACCTCGTCGGTTCGGACACCGACATGCGCGCCGCCGTCGAGACCGTCCTCGAACGGGCGGACGACGGCGAAGTCGAGTGGGCCGACGTCCGCGACGAGCTCACGAGCGGCCAGTGGGGCCGCCTCATCGAGAAAGGAGTCCTCGTCGACGGTGACGAAGGGTTCCGACTCGCTGACGTGGCGGCGACCCGCGCAGGCCTCGAAGACGACTCGTCGTCCGGGTCCTCGTCTTCGTCCTCGTCGACCTCGTCGGCCGATACCGGCGACTCGTCGTGGTCGAAGTACGACAAAGGCGCGGCAGTCGTGACTGTTGGCCTGTTCCTCGGCTACTCCGTCGCCGAAGTTCGCAACGTCATCGGCGGGGTCATGGACGTCGCGCTCGGCCCGCTTGCCGAGTTGCTCCCGTTCTACGCCGTCGTGATGGTTCTCGCACTCGCGACCGGTCTCTACTCCACGCTCCTGCAGGCGAACCTCATGGACATGGACAAGATGGCCGTGTACCAAGAGCGCATGAAGGACATCCAGAAACGGCAGAAGGATGCCCGCGAGCGCGGCGACGACGCCGAACTGGAGAAGATTCAAGAAGAACAGATGGAAGCGATGGGCGACCAGATGGGCATGTTCAAAGAGCAGTTCCGCCCGATGGTCTGGATTATGTTCCTCACCATCCCGGTGTTCCTCTGGATGTACTGGGCCATCGGCGTCGGCGGCGCGAACGCCCAGCCACACGTCACGCTCGAACCGTTGGTCCTCCCGATGGTCGGTGAAGTCGCCTGGAAAGACGGCGTCGTCGGCCCGATGCAGGCGTGGATTGTCTGGTACTTCCTCTGCTCGATGGGGTTCACCCAGATTATCCGCAAGGGACTCAACATCGACATGACCCCGTCCACCGCGTAA
- a CDS encoding adenylate kinase codes for MGKRILLLGAPGAGKGTQSKQLAEEYDIDHVTTGDALRANKDMETEYGTPRSFMEKGELVPDAVVNEIVKAALEDADGYVLDGYPRNLSQAEYLTEITDLDAVLYLKVAEDELVERLTGRRVCSECGTNFHVKFNQPDEEGVCDECGGELVQRDDDTEETVRERLSVFEENTEPVIEHYRDEGVLVEIDGEQTPDEVFEDIVDVVGQ; via the coding sequence ATGGGCAAGCGCATCCTCCTGCTCGGCGCGCCCGGCGCCGGCAAGGGCACACAGTCGAAGCAACTCGCCGAAGAATACGACATCGACCACGTCACCACCGGTGACGCGCTTCGCGCGAACAAGGACATGGAAACCGAGTACGGCACGCCTCGGTCGTTCATGGAGAAGGGCGAACTCGTCCCCGACGCCGTCGTCAACGAAATCGTGAAGGCGGCACTCGAAGACGCCGACGGCTACGTCCTCGACGGCTATCCGCGCAACCTCTCGCAGGCGGAGTACCTCACCGAGATTACGGACCTCGACGCCGTTCTCTACTTGAAGGTCGCCGAAGACGAACTCGTCGAGCGACTCACCGGCCGACGCGTCTGTTCCGAGTGCGGAACCAACTTCCACGTCAAGTTCAACCAACCGGACGAAGAAGGCGTGTGTGACGAATGTGGTGGCGAACTCGTCCAGCGCGACGACGACACCGAAGAGACCGTCCGTGAGCGTCTCTCGGTCTTCGAAGAGAACACTGAACCGGTCATCGAGCACTACCGCGACGAAGGTGTCCTCGTCGAAATCGACGGCGAACAGACGCCTGACGAAGTATTCGAGGACATCGTCGACGTCGTCGGCCAGTAA
- a CDS encoding YeiH family protein, producing the protein MSGTIFERVQRLLPGLVLLAVLAGLATLVASVVPGVNALLLGVVFGAVVANTTGVPAWARPGVRTQTVLLEAGIVLLGARIAVDELVASGVTLVVLVVATVVASIFLVELVAGRVFGLARDTSSLLAAGASICGVSAATAIAGTIDADGESLAHVVATVLLFDAITLAVFPIAGDVLPLTGRQFGVWAGLSMFSTGPVTAAGFAHSDVAGQWATVTKLARNSMLGVVALWYAFRYADGSSTDVRAVLDGVPGFLVGFVVLAALTNVGVFSGDVLAAFDTGSDVLFALAFVGLGLDVRLAAMRETGMTPVFVLAVQLLAVSAVTLAAVIILI; encoded by the coding sequence GTGAGCGGGACAATATTCGAACGAGTCCAGCGTCTCCTCCCCGGACTCGTGCTGCTCGCCGTCCTCGCGGGACTCGCGACGCTCGTCGCCAGCGTCGTCCCCGGCGTCAACGCACTCTTGCTCGGTGTCGTCTTCGGGGCCGTCGTCGCCAACACGACTGGTGTCCCCGCGTGGGCGAGGCCGGGCGTCCGCACGCAAACGGTACTCCTCGAAGCGGGTATCGTCCTCCTCGGCGCTCGTATCGCTGTCGACGAACTCGTCGCCTCTGGCGTGACGCTCGTCGTCCTCGTCGTCGCGACTGTCGTCGCGAGTATCTTCCTCGTCGAACTCGTCGCCGGGCGCGTATTCGGTCTCGCCCGCGACACCAGTTCGCTCCTCGCCGCGGGTGCGAGCATCTGTGGCGTCTCCGCCGCGACTGCTATCGCGGGCACTATCGACGCCGACGGTGAGTCACTCGCCCACGTCGTGGCGACAGTCCTCCTGTTCGACGCGATTACACTCGCCGTCTTCCCCATCGCCGGTGACGTGCTTCCGCTCACTGGGCGTCAGTTCGGCGTCTGGGCGGGCCTGAGTATGTTCAGCACCGGGCCGGTCACTGCCGCCGGGTTCGCCCACTCCGACGTCGCCGGGCAGTGGGCGACGGTGACGAAACTCGCTCGGAACTCGATGCTCGGCGTGGTCGCCCTCTGGTACGCGTTTCGCTACGCTGACGGGTCGTCGACGGACGTTCGAGCGGTCCTCGACGGCGTCCCTGGCTTCCTCGTCGGGTTCGTCGTGCTCGCGGCCCTCACGAACGTCGGGGTCTTCTCTGGCGACGTGCTCGCGGCGTTCGATACCGGCAGCGACGTGCTATTCGCACTCGCCTTCGTGGGCCTCGGCCTCGACGTTCGTCTCGCCGCGATGCGTGAGACTGGCATGACGCCCGTGTTCGTCCTCGCCGTCCAGTTACTCGCCGTGAGCGCGGTGACGCTGGCGGCGGTCATCATCCTCATCTGA
- a CDS encoding universal stress protein produces MTEQYQPLFSRPLLPLANEEDAEVTCGVAFPRIAANDGTAFVVHVIEKAGGAPDKAGVEQREEVADDVFDVAHRVADDVGIDIDTDLRFDTNVGDAILDAARDVDASAIVFTPRGGRSWWDLFSGDVRDRLIRESDRPVVVLPHDSVESDGGTDEQSNDTGMVRHD; encoded by the coding sequence ATGACCGAACAGTACCAGCCACTGTTCTCACGTCCACTCCTCCCGCTTGCGAACGAGGAGGACGCCGAGGTGACGTGCGGTGTCGCCTTCCCGCGTATCGCGGCGAACGACGGCACGGCATTCGTCGTCCACGTCATCGAGAAAGCCGGCGGTGCTCCGGACAAAGCGGGCGTCGAACAACGCGAAGAAGTCGCAGACGACGTGTTCGACGTCGCTCACCGTGTCGCGGACGATGTCGGCATCGACATCGACACCGACCTTCGGTTCGACACGAACGTCGGCGACGCCATCCTCGACGCCGCGAGAGACGTGGACGCGTCCGCCATCGTGTTCACGCCGCGCGGTGGTCGGTCGTGGTGGGACCTCTTTTCCGGTGACGTCCGCGACCGGTTGATTCGAGAGAGTGACCGCCCCGTGGTCGTCTTGCCCCACGACAGTGTAGAATCCGACGGCGGAACCGACGAGCAGTCGAACGACACAGGAATGGTGAGACATGACTGA